From the genome of Triticum aestivum cultivar Chinese Spring chromosome 3B, IWGSC CS RefSeq v2.1, whole genome shotgun sequence, one region includes:
- the LOC123070523 gene encoding reticulon-like protein B9, whose product MPPHFPSNPDHGPHVVRPFHRHKSIHRILGGGKAADILLWKNRKVSAGVLAGATLTWFLFDVVEYNAVPLLCQIAIFAMLAIFIASNAAPLFDRAPPKIPQVVVSEHAFREMAMTIHHKLEYAASLLYDIACGKDLKKFLMVVGSLLLLSVIGGSCSFTSLLYLGFLCAHTLPVLYQHYETEVDHLVARGGQDIKKFYEKVDSNLLNKIPRGPVKTKFR is encoded by the exons ATGCCGCCACATTTTCCCAGCAATCCTGACCACGGGCCACACGTCGTGAGGCCGTTCCACAGGCACAAATCGATCCACCGGATCCTGGGCGGAGGGAAAG CTGCGGACATTCTGCTGTGGAAGAACAGGAAAGTGTCTGCTGGGGTTCTCGCTGGGGCCACGTTGACATGGTTCCTGTTCGACGTGGTTGAATACAATGCAGTTCCGCTCCTTTGCCAGATCGCCATCTTCGCTATGCTTGCCATCTTCATTGCCTCAAATGCTGCGCCGCTCTTCGACAG GGCCCCGCCAAAGATACCACAAGTCGTCGTCTCTGAACACGCCTTCAGAGAAATGGCCATGACCATTCACCACAAACTGGAATATGCTGCATCTCTTCTTTATGATATCGCATGTGGAAAGGATCTGAAGAAATTTCTCATG GTGGTAGGATCCCTGCTGTTATTGTCAGTGATTGGAGGTTCTTGCAGCTTCACAAGCCTACTCTACCTTG GATTCTTGTGTGCCCACACTTTGCCAGTGTTGTACCAACATTACGAGACAGAAGTGGACCATCTCGTTGCAAGGGGTGGCCAAGACATCAAGAAGTTCTATGAGAAGGTTGATTCCAATTTGCTCAACAAAATACCAAGAGGCCCTGTCAAGACGAAATTCAGATAA